Proteins from a genomic interval of Stenotrophomonas maltophilia R551-3:
- a CDS encoding efflux RND transporter permease subunit, which produces MTPIARLAQACVQRPVATILLAVALVLAGLLALRLLPVAPLPQVDYPAIEVSASLPGASPESMAATVATPLERALGSLPGISRIDSASTQGQTQIELKFVLGRDIDEAAREVQAAINLARGQLPSGMPGMPQYRKVNPSQAPILALALTSDTRSPGQLYDLASTVLAQKLSQVPGVGEVQVGGSALPAVRVSLDPNALNHAGLALEDVAQAIGRANAMRPLGAVGDDRQQWQLEAPLQLRQAAQYRELALKVSDDRTLRLGDVAAVADGVEDRYASGFHNERPAVLLIVSRQPGANIIATVDAIQAQLPQLHALLPSSVDMRLVMDRSPVIRATLHEAELTLVLAIVLVVLVVLGFLGHWRAALVPSVAIPVVLFGTLALIALMGFSLNTLSLMALIVAAVLVVDDAIVVLENIARHRELGADRWQAAVRGASEVGATLLSMNVALAVVFVSILFLDDFVERLFREFSLTLVAAMTVSVLVALSLVPMLCARLFVDAAQQPSRWQRGSNALFERVRSAYLRTLQASLRRLRWPLLAFVAVIALNTWLFQQVPKGIVPKQDTAQLRGFARGDDGLSFQAMQPKIDAYRKLLLSDPAIEDIIGYIGGSNGVNNAFIMIKMKPLAERKVSSQQVIDRLRARLPKLPGGNLYLWVDQDIRLEGAGSSGKYEFQLLSADTAPLREWAPKVAAALRGLPELVDVEAQGEAGMRQVVLDIDREAAARHGVDLRTVANMLNNSFSQRQVATLYDSLNQYRVVMELDPKHTQDPGTLSRLQVIDGNGQRIPLSSIASWRYGMAPDRVYHSEQFASIWIEFALAPGMGLEQATQAIDGAMSKLMLPRSVQGKLSGEAGGLDQLRARQLWLVLGATLAVYLVLGILYESFLQPLVILSTLPSAGVGALLALWLFGNELNLIALLGLFLLVGVVMKNTILLVDFALAGERRGLSAQDSVMEAARLRLRPILMTSLAALLGTLPLMLANGEGWELRQPLGIAIVGGLLVSQWLTLYTTPAMYLALARIRAKR; this is translated from the coding sequence GTGACCCCCATCGCGCGCCTGGCGCAGGCCTGCGTGCAGCGCCCGGTAGCGACGATCCTGCTGGCGGTGGCGCTGGTGCTGGCCGGCCTGCTGGCATTGCGCCTGTTGCCGGTGGCGCCGCTGCCACAGGTCGATTACCCGGCCATTGAAGTCAGTGCCAGCCTGCCCGGCGCCTCGCCCGAGTCGATGGCAGCCACCGTCGCCACGCCGCTGGAGCGCGCACTGGGCAGCCTGCCCGGCATCTCACGCATCGACTCGGCCAGCACCCAGGGCCAGACCCAGATCGAACTGAAGTTCGTACTCGGCCGCGACATCGATGAGGCAGCGCGTGAAGTGCAGGCCGCCATCAATCTTGCACGCGGGCAGTTGCCCAGTGGCATGCCCGGCATGCCGCAGTACCGCAAGGTCAATCCCTCACAGGCACCGATCCTGGCGCTGGCACTGACCTCGGACACGCGTTCGCCAGGCCAGCTGTATGACCTGGCCTCCACCGTGCTGGCGCAGAAGCTGTCGCAGGTGCCGGGCGTGGGCGAAGTGCAGGTGGGCGGCAGCGCCTTGCCCGCCGTGCGTGTATCGCTGGACCCGAATGCACTGAACCATGCAGGCCTGGCGCTGGAGGACGTGGCCCAGGCCATCGGCCGCGCCAACGCCATGCGCCCGCTGGGTGCCGTGGGCGATGACCGCCAGCAGTGGCAGCTGGAAGCGCCGCTGCAGCTGCGCCAGGCCGCGCAGTACCGCGAACTGGCATTGAAGGTCAGCGACGACCGCACGCTGCGGCTGGGCGATGTCGCCGCCGTTGCCGATGGCGTGGAAGACCGTTACGCCAGCGGCTTCCACAACGAACGCCCCGCCGTGCTGCTGATCGTCAGCCGCCAACCCGGCGCCAACATCATCGCCACCGTTGATGCCATCCAGGCGCAGCTACCGCAACTGCATGCGCTGTTGCCCTCCAGCGTGGACATGCGGCTGGTGATGGACCGCTCGCCGGTGATCCGCGCCACCCTGCACGAAGCAGAGCTCACGCTGGTGCTGGCGATCGTGCTGGTGGTGCTGGTGGTGCTCGGCTTCCTCGGCCACTGGCGTGCAGCGTTGGTGCCCAGCGTGGCGATTCCGGTGGTGCTGTTCGGCACGCTGGCGCTGATAGCGCTGATGGGCTTCTCACTCAATACGCTTTCATTGATGGCGCTGATCGTCGCCGCCGTGCTGGTGGTGGACGATGCCATCGTGGTGCTGGAGAACATCGCCCGCCATCGCGAACTGGGCGCCGACCGCTGGCAGGCGGCAGTACGGGGTGCATCGGAAGTCGGTGCCACGCTGCTGTCGATGAACGTTGCACTAGCCGTGGTGTTCGTCTCCATCCTGTTCCTGGACGACTTCGTCGAACGCCTGTTCCGCGAATTCTCGTTGACCCTGGTGGCGGCCATGACGGTCTCCGTGCTGGTCGCGCTGAGCCTGGTGCCGATGCTGTGTGCACGATTGTTCGTGGATGCCGCGCAGCAACCCTCGCGCTGGCAGCGGGGCAGCAATGCGCTATTCGAACGTGTGCGCAGCGCCTACCTGCGCACGCTTCAGGCCAGCCTGCGCCGGCTGCGCTGGCCGTTGCTGGCCTTCGTTGCAGTCATCGCGCTTAACACGTGGCTGTTCCAGCAGGTGCCCAAGGGCATCGTGCCCAAGCAGGACACCGCGCAGCTGCGCGGCTTCGCGCGCGGCGATGACGGCCTGTCCTTCCAGGCCATGCAACCGAAGATCGATGCGTACAGGAAGCTGTTGCTGTCCGATCCGGCCATCGAGGACATCATCGGCTACATCGGTGGCAGCAACGGGGTCAACAACGCCTTCATCATGATCAAGATGAAGCCGCTGGCCGAGCGCAAGGTGTCCAGCCAGCAGGTGATCGACCGCCTGCGCGCGCGGCTGCCCAAGCTGCCCGGCGGCAATCTCTATCTGTGGGTGGACCAGGACATCCGCCTGGAGGGCGCCGGCAGCAGCGGCAAGTACGAGTTCCAGCTGCTTTCAGCCGATACAGCGCCCCTGCGCGAATGGGCACCGAAGGTGGCTGCCGCCCTGCGTGGCCTGCCCGAACTGGTTGACGTGGAAGCACAGGGTGAAGCGGGCATGCGCCAGGTGGTGCTGGATATCGACCGCGAAGCAGCCGCGCGCCACGGCGTGGACCTGCGCACGGTGGCCAATATGCTCAACAACTCCTTCAGCCAGCGCCAGGTCGCCACGCTGTACGACAGCCTCAACCAGTACCGCGTGGTGATGGAGCTGGACCCGAAGCACACCCAGGACCCGGGCACGCTGTCACGCCTGCAGGTGATCGATGGCAACGGCCAGCGCATTCCGCTGTCGAGCATCGCCAGCTGGCGCTATGGCATGGCACCGGACCGGGTGTACCACAGCGAGCAGTTCGCCTCGATCTGGATCGAGTTCGCGCTGGCACCGGGGATGGGCCTGGAACAGGCCACGCAGGCGATCGATGGTGCGATGTCGAAACTGATGCTGCCGCGTTCGGTCCAGGGAAAACTGTCCGGTGAAGCCGGCGGGCTGGATCAGCTGCGCGCGCGCCAGCTATGGCTGGTGCTGGGCGCCACGCTGGCGGTCTACCTGGTGCTGGGCATCCTCTACGAGAGCTTCCTGCAGCCGCTGGTGATCCTGTCCACCCTGCCCTCGGCCGGTGTCGGTGCGCTGCTGGCGCTGTGGCTGTTCGGCAACGAACTGAACCTGATCGCCCTGCTCGGCCTGTTCCTGCTGGTGGGCGTGGTGATGAAGAACACCATCCTGCTGGTGGATTTCGCGCTGGCCGGCGAGCGGCGCGGGCTGAGCGCGCAGGATTCAGTGATGGAAGCCGCACGGTTGCGCCTGCGGCCGATCCTGATGACCTCGCTGGCAGCGCTGCTGGGCACGCTGCCGCTGATGCTGGCCAACGGCGAAGGCTGGGAGCTGCGGCAACCGCTGGGGATCGCCATTGTGGGCGGGTTGCTGGTCAGCCAGTGGCTGACGCTGTACACCACCCCGGCGATGTATCTGGCCTTGGCGAGGATTCGGGCGAAGCGGTGA
- a CDS encoding DNA alkylation repair protein, which produces MSGAIAAERLCALNSGSVATTHLAECLAVDFAALLQVVAPALAPEVLQRMRDAADKGITQRMDLAAQLLRGAGQGAPALWQAHSSDTVRGWACYLIGSDASTTLATKLQAMRPLADDPHFGVREWAWLALRADIVAAPMQALEYLQPWAQDASPYLRRFACEALRPRGVWATHIALFKQHPEHALPVLEALANDPMRYVQDSVGNWLNDAGKTQPQWLRDLCTRWQREHDSAANAYIRKRALRSLQSR; this is translated from the coding sequence ATGAGCGGTGCCATCGCCGCAGAGCGCCTGTGTGCGCTCAACAGTGGCAGCGTCGCGACGACCCATCTGGCCGAGTGCCTTGCAGTGGACTTCGCTGCGCTGCTGCAGGTGGTAGCCCCCGCGCTTGCACCGGAGGTGCTGCAACGCATGCGCGACGCTGCAGACAAGGGCATCACCCAGCGCATGGATTTGGCCGCACAGCTGCTGCGCGGGGCGGGACAGGGCGCGCCTGCGCTCTGGCAGGCTCACAGCTCCGACACCGTGCGTGGCTGGGCCTGCTATCTGATCGGCAGCGATGCCTCTACAACGCTGGCAACGAAGCTGCAGGCGATGCGACCGCTGGCCGATGACCCGCACTTCGGCGTGCGCGAATGGGCGTGGCTGGCATTGCGTGCCGACATCGTTGCTGCGCCGATGCAGGCGCTGGAGTACCTGCAGCCGTGGGCACAGGACGCATCGCCATACCTGCGTCGCTTCGCCTGCGAGGCGCTGCGCCCGCGCGGCGTCTGGGCCACGCATATCGCGCTGTTCAAGCAGCATCCGGAACATGCGCTGCCGGTGCTGGAAGCACTCGCCAACGATCCCATGCGCTATGTGCAGGATTCGGTTGGCAACTGGCTCAACGATGCTGGCAAGACGCAGCCACAGTGGCTGCGTGATCTCTGCACACGCTGGCAGCGCGAACACGACAGCGCCGCCAACGCCTACATCCGCAAGCGCGCACTGCGCTCGCTGCAATCCCGGTAG
- a CDS encoding MdtA/MuxA family multidrug efflux RND transporter periplasmic adaptor subunit, with protein sequence MSVAENSRFRRARLLWAVLAIALVAVLAWWLWPRNGAGSSDDAPGKTVPVRVARASAEPLVLRLKAVGTVTPLHSVVVRSRVDGELLRLHFQEGQQVKAGDLLAQIDPRPYEVKLAQAQGTQQQNLAELENAERQLQRYRELQKQNYVSGQELSDQQSKVRQLQGRRLSDQASVDEARLQLQYTRITAPVSGRVGLRRLDVGNLVRASDAEGLVTLAQTAPISVLFTVPEPELPALLDAVQAQPALAVETWDREERRQLARGSLSSVDNRIDTTTGTLKLRAHFDNHDLALFPNQFVNVRLQLGEQPALLIPDAAVQFGSQGNYVHIVDKDSKAQRRTVVLGPADDGRVAVRSGLAAGDKVVIEGIDGLEDGTAVEIITEEAATKAGA encoded by the coding sequence ATGTCTGTCGCCGAAAATTCCCGCTTCCGTCGTGCCCGCCTGTTGTGGGCGGTGCTGGCCATCGCCCTCGTCGCCGTTCTGGCGTGGTGGCTGTGGCCCCGGAACGGCGCCGGCAGCAGCGACGATGCGCCGGGCAAGACGGTGCCGGTACGCGTGGCACGCGCCAGCGCCGAGCCGCTGGTGCTGCGCCTGAAGGCGGTCGGTACGGTCACCCCGCTGCACAGCGTGGTGGTACGCAGCCGCGTGGATGGCGAACTGCTACGGCTGCATTTCCAGGAAGGCCAGCAGGTGAAGGCCGGCGATCTGCTGGCGCAGATCGACCCGCGCCCGTATGAAGTGAAGCTGGCACAGGCGCAGGGTACCCAGCAGCAGAATCTGGCCGAGCTGGAAAACGCCGAGCGCCAGCTGCAGCGCTACCGCGAACTGCAGAAGCAGAACTACGTGTCCGGGCAGGAACTGAGCGACCAGCAGAGCAAGGTGCGCCAGCTGCAGGGCCGCCGCCTCAGCGATCAGGCGTCTGTTGATGAAGCGCGCCTGCAGCTGCAGTACACCCGCATCACCGCGCCGGTCAGTGGCCGCGTCGGGCTGCGCCGGTTGGACGTGGGCAACCTGGTGCGCGCCAGCGATGCCGAAGGCCTGGTGACGCTGGCGCAGACCGCGCCGATCAGCGTGCTGTTCACCGTGCCCGAACCCGAGCTGCCTGCGCTGCTCGATGCCGTGCAGGCGCAACCGGCACTGGCGGTGGAAACCTGGGACCGCGAAGAACGCCGGCAGCTGGCCCGCGGCTCGCTGTCCAGCGTCGACAACCGCATCGATACCACCACCGGCACATTGAAACTGCGTGCGCACTTCGACAACCACGATCTGGCGCTGTTCCCCAACCAGTTCGTCAACGTCCGCCTGCAGCTGGGCGAGCAGCCCGCGCTGCTGATTCCCGATGCCGCCGTGCAGTTCGGCAGCCAGGGCAACTACGTGCATATCGTCGACAAGGACAGCAAGGCACAACGCCGCACCGTGGTGCTCGGTCCGGCCGATGATGGACGCGTGGCCGTGCGCTCCGGGCTGGCCGCAGGGGACAAGGTGGTGATCGAAGGCATCGACGGGCTGGAAGACGGCACGGCGGTGGAGATCATCACCGAGGAGGCCGCGACCAAGGCCGGCGCATGA
- a CDS encoding MarR family winged helix-turn-helix transcriptional regulator yields the protein MIEAKHHALLDEAQRRGHANVAQLHLCFQLLSLSSSIDRDCATRLAPQGLSEGRFIVLFLLHGAGGTLPPHELAERAAVTRATISGLLDGLQREGLLQRRSDAEDGRRLQIVLTAKGARLAESLFDQHTQWIGGLFNGLEASEQRQLSQLLHKVWQHTDAGRQTAA from the coding sequence ATGATCGAAGCCAAGCACCATGCCTTGCTGGACGAGGCACAGCGACGAGGCCATGCCAACGTCGCGCAGCTGCACCTGTGCTTCCAGCTGCTGTCGCTGTCATCGTCGATCGATCGCGACTGCGCCACACGTCTGGCGCCACAGGGTCTCAGCGAGGGGCGCTTCATCGTGCTGTTCCTGCTGCACGGTGCCGGTGGCACGCTGCCGCCGCATGAACTTGCCGAGCGTGCAGCCGTCACCCGCGCCACCATCAGTGGCCTGCTCGATGGCCTGCAGCGCGAAGGCCTGCTGCAGCGTCGCAGCGATGCCGAGGATGGTCGCCGCCTGCAGATCGTGCTGACCGCAAAGGGCGCGCGCCTGGCCGAGTCATTGTTCGACCAGCACACGCAGTGGATCGGTGGACTGTTCAATGGCCTGGAGGCGAGTGAACAGCGGCAGCTTTCGCAGTTGCTGCACAAGGTCTGGCAGCACACCGACGCCGGGCGTCAGACTGCGGCATGA
- a CDS encoding multidrug efflux RND transporter permease subunit: MNLSRPFILRPVATTLLMVALLLSGVLAYRLLPVAALPQVDYPIIQITTLYPGASPELTTRTITAPLERQLGQIPGLKRLSSTSSGGASVITLQFGLEVSLGVAEQDVQAAINAAGSFLPGDLPVPPVYRKVNPADTPILTLAVTSQGLSLPQVHDLVDTRIAQRLAQLPGVGLVSLAGGQRPAVRIQVNPAALAANNLGMDHIRTAIAAANVNLPKGSFDGPIRAVMLDANDQMRSVDEYRALILAWRDGAPLRLGDVATITDGAENRQLAAWSGTTPAVLVNIQRQPGANVIAVVEQVRTLLPQLQATLPAGVQMNVLSDRTESIRASVRGVQKELVLAIGLVVLVTWVFLRNLPATLIPSVAVPLSLIGTFAVMLLAGYSLNNLTLMALTIATGFVVDDAIVMLENIARHLEEGESPREAALKGAAEIGFTLVSLTVSLIAVLIPLLFMADLVGALFHEFAVTLAVAIGISLLVSLTLTPMLCARFLKPHAKGSEPHGDLTPAQGSDPARAPTPKPDVFDRIIAVYDRQLRWVLQRQPLMLLATVATLALTVALYFAVPKGFFPVQDAGLVQGISEAPQAISFQAMRERQQALATAIEADPAVASVSSYIGVDGNNATLNTGRLLIELKPHGDRDGAAVVMARLQQRVSKIPGITLYLQPVQELGIEDRISRNQYQFTLTTPDLETLESWTPKLLQALRQSPALRDVASDLQMQGRQARVAIDRDAAARLGVSVEAVADALYNAYGQRQISTIFTQASQYRVVLEADPARQPGPEAITGLRVRNSAGQTVPLGSVARVEVGPSALLRNHVGQFPAATLSFNLAPGASLGEAVDAVHAARAQVNLPQSIELRLQGAAAAFSSSLSSTLWLILAAVVVMYIVLGVLYESFIHPITILSTLPSATVGALAALWVSGRSLDLIAVIGIVLLIGLVKKNAIMMIDFALDAQRTRGMSPREAIHQAALLRFRPILMTTLAALFGAVPLMLASGSGAELRQPLGWVMVGGLLVSQVLTLFTTPVIYLAFDRLQRGRATSPVAVDEARA; the protein is encoded by the coding sequence ATGAACCTCTCGCGCCCCTTCATCCTGCGCCCAGTTGCAACGACTCTCCTGATGGTGGCGCTGCTGCTGTCCGGTGTACTGGCCTATCGCCTGCTGCCGGTGGCGGCGCTGCCGCAGGTCGATTACCCGATCATCCAGATCACCACGCTGTATCCGGGGGCCAGCCCCGAACTGACCACACGCACCATCACCGCACCGCTGGAGCGCCAGCTCGGCCAGATTCCCGGCCTGAAACGACTGTCGTCGACCAGTTCCGGTGGCGCCTCGGTCATTACCCTGCAGTTCGGGCTGGAGGTGTCGCTGGGTGTGGCCGAGCAGGACGTGCAGGCCGCCATCAACGCGGCGGGCAGCTTCCTGCCCGGGGACCTGCCGGTGCCGCCGGTGTACCGCAAGGTCAACCCGGCCGACACCCCCATCCTGACCTTGGCGGTGACCTCGCAAGGCCTGTCGCTGCCGCAGGTGCACGATCTGGTGGATACGCGCATCGCCCAGCGCCTGGCGCAGTTGCCCGGCGTCGGCCTGGTCAGCCTGGCCGGTGGCCAGCGCCCGGCGGTGCGCATCCAGGTCAATCCAGCGGCGCTGGCCGCCAACAACCTGGGCATGGACCACATCCGCACCGCCATCGCCGCCGCCAACGTCAACCTGCCCAAGGGCAGTTTCGATGGCCCGATCCGCGCGGTGATGCTCGATGCCAACGATCAGATGCGCAGCGTGGATGAGTACCGTGCCCTGATACTGGCCTGGCGCGACGGCGCGCCGCTGCGGCTGGGCGATGTAGCCACCATTACCGATGGCGCCGAGAACCGCCAGTTGGCTGCGTGGAGCGGTACCACGCCGGCAGTGCTGGTGAACATCCAGCGCCAGCCCGGCGCCAACGTGATCGCCGTGGTCGAGCAGGTGCGTACGCTGCTGCCGCAGCTGCAGGCCACGCTGCCCGCCGGCGTGCAGATGAATGTACTGAGCGACCGCACCGAATCGATCCGCGCGTCGGTGCGCGGCGTGCAGAAAGAACTGGTACTGGCCATCGGCCTGGTGGTGCTGGTCACCTGGGTGTTCCTGCGCAATCTGCCGGCCACGCTCATTCCCAGCGTCGCGGTGCCGCTGTCGCTCATCGGCACCTTCGCGGTGATGCTGCTGGCCGGCTATTCGCTCAACAACCTCACGCTGATGGCGCTGACCATCGCCACCGGCTTCGTGGTGGACGATGCCATCGTGATGCTGGAGAACATCGCCCGCCATCTGGAGGAAGGCGAAAGCCCCCGCGAGGCGGCGCTCAAGGGTGCAGCGGAAATCGGCTTCACTCTGGTGTCGCTGACCGTTTCGCTGATCGCGGTGCTGATCCCGCTGCTGTTCATGGCCGACCTGGTGGGCGCACTGTTCCACGAGTTCGCGGTAACGCTGGCGGTAGCCATCGGCATCTCGCTGCTGGTCTCGCTGACGCTGACGCCGATGCTGTGCGCGCGCTTCCTGAAGCCACATGCGAAGGGGTCAGAGCCCCACGGGGATCTGACCCCGGCCCAAGGGTCGGATCCCGCCAGGGCTCCGACCCCAAAACCAGATGTCTTCGACCGCATCATCGCCGTCTACGACCGCCAGCTGCGCTGGGTGCTGCAGCGCCAGCCGCTGATGTTGCTGGCCACCGTTGCCACCCTCGCACTGACCGTGGCGCTGTACTTCGCCGTGCCCAAGGGTTTCTTCCCGGTGCAGGATGCCGGCCTGGTGCAGGGCATCAGCGAAGCGCCGCAGGCGATCTCGTTCCAGGCCATGCGCGAGCGCCAGCAGGCGCTGGCCACGGCCATCGAAGCAGACCCGGCGGTGGCCAGTGTGTCCTCCTACATCGGCGTGGACGGCAACAACGCCACGCTCAACACCGGCCGCCTGCTGATCGAACTGAAGCCGCATGGCGACCGCGATGGCGCTGCGGTGGTGATGGCGCGGCTGCAGCAGCGCGTATCGAAGATTCCGGGCATCACCCTGTACCTGCAACCGGTGCAGGAGCTGGGCATCGAGGACCGCATCAGCCGCAACCAGTACCAGTTCACCCTGACCACGCCGGATCTGGAAACGCTGGAAAGCTGGACACCGAAGCTGCTGCAGGCCTTGCGCCAGTCGCCGGCACTGCGTGATGTCGCCAGCGATCTGCAGATGCAGGGTCGGCAGGCGCGCGTAGCAATCGACCGCGATGCGGCGGCGCGCCTGGGCGTAAGCGTGGAAGCGGTAGCCGATGCCCTGTACAACGCCTATGGGCAGCGCCAGATCTCGACCATCTTCACCCAGGCCAGCCAATACCGGGTGGTGCTGGAAGCCGATCCGGCGCGCCAGCCGGGACCGGAAGCCATCACCGGCCTGCGCGTGCGCAACAGCGCCGGGCAGACCGTACCCCTGGGTTCGGTAGCGCGGGTAGAGGTGGGTCCGTCCGCACTGCTGCGCAATCACGTGGGCCAGTTCCCGGCGGCCACGCTGTCGTTCAATCTTGCCCCGGGTGCTTCGCTGGGCGAAGCGGTGGATGCCGTGCACGCCGCGCGCGCGCAGGTGAACCTGCCGCAGAGCATCGAACTTCGCCTGCAGGGCGCGGCGGCCGCCTTCAGCAGCTCGCTGTCGTCCACGCTATGGCTGATCCTGGCGGCCGTGGTGGTGATGTACATCGTGCTGGGCGTGCTCTACGAGAGCTTCATCCATCCGATCACCATCCTCTCCACCCTGCCCTCGGCCACCGTCGGTGCGCTGGCGGCACTGTGGGTAAGCGGACGCAGCCTGGACCTGATCGCGGTGATCGGCATCGTGCTGCTGATCGGCCTGGTGAAGAAGAACGCGATCATGATGATCGACTTCGCACTGGACGCGCAGCGCACACGCGGCATGTCACCGCGCGAGGCGATCCATCAGGCCGCGCTGCTGCGTTTCCGGCCGATCCTGATGACCACGCTGGCCGCGCTGTTCGGCGCAGTGCCGCTGATGCTGGCCAGTGGTTCCGGCGCGGAGCTGCGGCAACCACTCGGCTGGGTGATGGTGGGCGGGCTGCTGGTCAGCCAGGTACTGACCCTGTTCACCACGCCGGTGATCTACCTGGCCTTTGATCGCCTGCAGCGTGGCCGTGCGACGTCCCCGGTGGCCGTTGACGAGGCGCGCGCGTGA
- a CDS encoding DUF6616 family protein codes for MPHTFIELYTATPAWTTLPPEQRNAFFAGIGAGMQQFDPARITPLAMGRIATGVPHGCGEQFYAVWCCASREETDALMAGIAATGWHDYFTTTHAVGAVDSMTQHLADLAAL; via the coding sequence ATGCCGCACACCTTCATTGAGCTCTATACCGCCACACCTGCCTGGACCACACTCCCGCCCGAGCAGCGGAATGCCTTCTTCGCCGGCATCGGCGCCGGTATGCAGCAGTTCGATCCAGCCCGCATCACGCCGCTGGCGATGGGCCGCATTGCCACGGGCGTACCGCACGGCTGTGGTGAGCAGTTCTATGCAGTCTGGTGCTGCGCCAGCCGCGAGGAGACCGACGCGCTGATGGCGGGCATCGCCGCCACCGGCTGGCACGACTACTTCACCACCACCCATGCGGTGGGCGCGGTGGACAGCATGACCCAGCACCTGGCCGACCTGGCCGCCTTGTAG
- a CDS encoding 3-deoxy-7-phosphoheptulonate synthase, translating to MPPHTDDLRIRTIEPLTPPAQLLAMLPCDDEASDTVSASRAALHQILHGRDDRLAVVVGPCSIHDPKAAIEYAQRLKPLRDALAGELEIVMRVYFEKPRTTVGWKGLINDPDLDGSFKIDKGLRIARGLLRDINKLGLPAGVEFLDVISPQYIADLVAWGAIGARTTESQVHRELASGLSCPVGFKNGTDGNVKIAADAVGAASNPHHFLSVTKQGGTAIVSTTGNPDCHVILRGGKQPNYDAGSVAEACQVLAKSKLPTRLMIDASHANSLKNPENQPKVIDDISVQLEDGEQRIVGVMIESHLVGGRQELVEGQPLVYGQSITDGCIDWDTTVTVLERLAAAVRARRDVKVSEAA from the coding sequence ATGCCCCCGCACACCGACGACCTGCGTATCCGCACCATCGAACCGCTGACACCGCCTGCCCAGCTGCTGGCGATGCTGCCTTGTGACGATGAAGCCTCCGACACCGTCAGCGCCTCGCGCGCGGCCCTGCACCAGATCCTGCACGGCCGCGACGACCGCCTGGCAGTGGTGGTAGGCCCGTGCTCGATCCACGACCCGAAGGCCGCCATCGAGTACGCCCAGCGCCTGAAGCCGCTGCGTGACGCGCTGGCCGGTGAGCTGGAGATCGTCATGCGCGTGTACTTCGAGAAGCCGCGCACCACGGTGGGCTGGAAGGGCTTGATCAACGACCCGGACCTGGACGGCAGCTTCAAGATCGACAAGGGCCTGCGCATTGCCCGTGGCCTGCTGCGCGACATCAACAAGCTCGGCCTGCCGGCCGGTGTCGAATTCCTCGACGTGATCTCGCCGCAGTACATCGCCGACCTGGTGGCATGGGGCGCGATCGGCGCACGCACCACCGAAAGCCAGGTGCATCGCGAGCTGGCCTCGGGGCTGTCGTGCCCGGTCGGCTTCAAGAACGGCACCGATGGCAACGTGAAGATCGCCGCTGACGCGGTGGGTGCGGCGTCCAATCCTCATCACTTCCTGTCGGTCACCAAGCAGGGCGGTACCGCCATCGTGTCGACCACCGGCAACCCGGATTGCCATGTGATCCTGCGCGGCGGCAAGCAGCCGAACTACGACGCAGGCAGTGTTGCCGAGGCTTGCCAGGTGTTGGCCAAGTCCAAGCTGCCGACGCGTCTGATGATCGACGCCAGCCATGCCAACAGCCTGAAGAACCCGGAGAACCAGCCGAAGGTGATCGACGACATCTCCGTTCAGCTGGAAGACGGTGAACAGCGCATCGTTGGCGTGATGATCGAGAGCCATCTGGTCGGTGGTCGCCAGGAACTGGTGGAAGGCCAGCCGCTGGTCTACGGGCAGAGCATCACCGATGGCTGCATCGACTGGGACACCACCGTGACGGTGCTGGAGCGACTGGCTGCGGCCGTGCGCGCCCGTCGCGACGTGAAGGTATCCGAAGCAGCTTGA
- a CDS encoding DUF5076 domain-containing protein, giving the protein MKELIIPEAAQRDESSVEMIRVWIAERGLHVSLKVGLYEDRPDIREERAWGRILADVAQHVADALVTSEGMDRDVVVEAIKAAFNEELQAPSSGRSGGFIVRH; this is encoded by the coding sequence ATGAAAGAACTGATCATCCCTGAAGCTGCCCAACGCGACGAATCTTCGGTCGAGATGATTCGCGTGTGGATCGCTGAGCGCGGGCTGCATGTATCATTGAAAGTGGGGCTGTACGAGGATCGCCCCGACATCCGCGAAGAACGTGCCTGGGGGCGAATTCTTGCCGACGTTGCCCAGCACGTTGCCGACGCGCTGGTGACCAGTGAGGGCATGGACCGTGACGTGGTGGTCGAGGCCATCAAGGCAGCCTTCAACGAGGAGCTGCAGGCGCCATCCAGCGGCCGGTCCGGCGGGTTCATCGTGCGGCATTGA